The following proteins are encoded in a genomic region of Ictalurus punctatus breed USDA103 chromosome 15, Coco_2.0, whole genome shotgun sequence:
- the LOC128635159 gene encoding heat shock factor protein 5-like: MENTDATFGTFINPNYFPGKLWRLVNDPQICSVWWDDSGEGILIHQETFEAEVLLSQPTHLSEYFRTADFISFIRQLNLYGFKKQRTNISDKQSYNPPIKAQLHHFHNPYFKRDKPELLLDIKRRTPLNKAKLAGLKVTGRTPRRFHHVMQNSAQETSGLMRTGSVLLEHQGTPYHHPCNVPQQEQRSNTPHHSQYGFYTPVYQRCSPDVLDSTVPCSQQPAASCSPSGYHPDYSVGYADPIDQDPYWRAGDVPESRTSDLGIEKEELDAMLELALDMQDEVDVRTLLQLSLTC; the protein is encoded by the exons ATGGAAAACACTGATGCAACTTTTGGCACCTTCATCAACCCCAACTACTTCCCTGGAAAGTTGTGGCGTTTGGTGAACGATCCCCAGATTTGCTCAGTCTGGTGGGACGACAGCGGGGAAGGGATACTTATTCATCAGGAAACATTCGAAGCCGAAGTACTATTGTCCCAACCCACACATTTGTCTGAGTACTTCAGGACAGCAGACTTCATAAGTTTCATTCGCCAGCTGAACCTGTACGGCTTCAAAAAACAACGCACGAACATCTCGGACAAGCAGTCGTACAACCCTCCGATTAAAGCCCAACTGCACCATTTTCATAACCCGTACTTCAAACGTGATAAGCCCGAGCTCCTGCTCGATATAAAGCGACGCACGCCTCTCAATAAGGCCAAGCTCGCCGGCTTAAAGGTGACGGGCAGGACGCCCAGACGTTTCCATCACGTGATGCAGAATTCAGCACAGGAAACCTCTGGCTTAATGAGAACAG GTTCAGTCTTGCTTGAACATCAGGGGACCCCTTACCACCATCCCTGTAATGTCCCTCAGCAGGAGCAGAGGAGCAACACACCTCATCACTCACAGTACGGGTTTTACACACCAG TGTATCAGCGCTGTAGCCCAGACGTCTTGGATTCAACAGTGCCATGCTCTCAACAACCAGCTGCTTCCTGCTCTCCTAGTGGCTATCACCCT GACTACTCAGTCGGATACGCTGATCCGATCGATCAGGATCCATACTGGAGAGCAGGTGATGTTCCAGAGTCCCGGACGAGTGACCTGGGCATAGAGAAAGAGGAACTGGACGCTATGTTAGAGCTGGCGTTGGACATGCAG GATGAAGTTGATGTCCGGACGTTGCTGCAGCTATCACTCACCTGTTAA